One Microbacterium sp. No. 7 genomic window carries:
- a CDS encoding serine/threonine-protein kinase, with the protein MRPAQGVSFGGRYELDSRIAIGGMGEVWEATDHVIGRTVAIKILKDEYMGDPGFLERFRAEARHAALVNHEGIASVFDYGEENGSAFLVMELVPGEALSTILEREGTLSTDKTLDVVAQTSAALQAAHAAGLVHRDIKPGNLLITPDGRVKITDFGIARIADQVPLTATGQVMGTVQYLSPEQASGHPASPATDIYSLGIVAYESLAGKRPFTGESQVAIAMAQINDTPPPLPATVPGPVQQLVLSMIAKKPADRPPTAAAVARAASALRRGDVAAAAAIVPAIAGTGAPVDEVTQLLTPSGEDTTRLMPLSTATAPAVVAPPRKRSPWTWPLVALIALLLIVLGGTVFALINSNSDTPEPPPTSPSPTVTPTPTPTATPTPTPIAIESLELVGKTCDEARAAVEAVGATANCETGDAAFLPEDEGKVYRTNPFSGNLVKDDRVTLTVYSTAVDMPAPTEAPSLPGTVTAGTRVDVSWPAYACPTGAGEAHYNVFVDGGDVTMMGATSAQIEVTGEGQLQVSYTVTCRRDDGATRETSASPTATASITPATPTPTPDPMPSEPSSPEPTPEALPDAQRLWWLLTSGDTGHADDGSAVSEG; encoded by the coding sequence ATGAGACCGGCGCAGGGTGTGAGCTTCGGCGGACGCTACGAGTTGGATTCGCGCATCGCCATCGGCGGCATGGGCGAGGTCTGGGAGGCGACCGATCACGTCATCGGCCGCACGGTGGCGATCAAGATCCTCAAAGACGAGTACATGGGCGATCCCGGCTTCCTCGAGCGCTTCCGCGCCGAGGCCCGGCACGCCGCGCTCGTCAACCACGAGGGCATCGCGAGCGTGTTCGACTACGGCGAGGAGAACGGCTCCGCGTTCCTCGTGATGGAGCTCGTCCCCGGCGAGGCGCTGTCGACCATCCTCGAGCGCGAGGGCACGCTCTCGACCGACAAGACGCTCGACGTCGTCGCGCAGACCAGCGCGGCGCTGCAGGCCGCGCACGCCGCGGGCCTCGTGCACCGCGACATCAAGCCCGGCAACCTGCTCATCACGCCCGACGGGCGCGTCAAGATCACCGACTTCGGCATCGCGCGCATCGCCGACCAGGTGCCGCTCACCGCGACCGGCCAGGTCATGGGGACCGTGCAGTACCTGTCGCCCGAGCAGGCGTCGGGCCACCCGGCATCCCCCGCGACCGACATCTACTCGCTCGGCATCGTCGCCTACGAGTCGCTGGCCGGCAAGCGTCCCTTCACGGGCGAGTCGCAGGTCGCGATCGCGATGGCGCAGATCAACGACACCCCGCCGCCGCTGCCGGCGACCGTTCCCGGCCCCGTGCAGCAGCTGGTGCTCTCGATGATCGCCAAGAAGCCCGCCGACCGTCCCCCGACGGCCGCCGCGGTCGCGCGCGCGGCGTCGGCGCTGCGACGCGGAGACGTCGCCGCGGCCGCCGCGATCGTGCCCGCGATCGCCGGCACGGGCGCACCCGTCGACGAGGTCACCCAGCTGCTCACGCCGTCGGGCGAGGACACGACGCGCCTCATGCCGCTCTCGACGGCGACGGCGCCCGCGGTCGTCGCCCCGCCGCGCAAGCGCAGCCCGTGGACGTGGCCGCTCGTCGCGCTCATCGCGCTGCTGCTCATCGTCCTCGGCGGCACGGTGTTCGCCCTGATCAACTCGAACAGCGACACCCCCGAGCCGCCGCCCACGTCGCCGAGCCCCACCGTCACGCCGACGCCCACGCCGACCGCGACGCCCACGCCGACGCCCATCGCGATCGAGTCGCTCGAGCTGGTCGGCAAGACGTGCGACGAGGCGCGGGCGGCCGTCGAGGCCGTGGGCGCCACCGCGAACTGCGAGACGGGGGATGCCGCGTTCCTCCCCGAGGACGAGGGCAAGGTGTACCGCACCAACCCGTTCAGCGGAAACCTCGTCAAGGACGACCGCGTGACGCTCACCGTGTACAGCACGGCTGTCGACATGCCCGCGCCGACCGAGGCGCCGTCGCTGCCCGGCACCGTCACGGCCGGCACGCGCGTCGACGTCTCGTGGCCGGCCTACGCCTGCCCCACGGGCGCCGGCGAGGCTCACTACAACGTGTTCGTCGACGGCGGCGACGTCACGATGATGGGCGCCACCTCGGCGCAGATCGAGGTCACCGGCGAGGGCCAGCTGCAGGTCTCGTACACGGTCACGTGCCGCCGCGACGACGGGGCCACGCGCGAGACCAGCGCCTCCCCCACGGCGACCGCGAGCATCACGCCCGCCACACCCACGCCGACGCCCGATCCGATGCCGAGCGAGCCCTCCTCGCCCGAGCCCACTCCCGAGGCGCTGCCCGACGCGCAGCGTCTGTGGTGGCTGCTGACGTCGGGCGACACCGGTCACGCGGACGACGGGTCCGCCGTCTCTGAGGGCTGA
- a CDS encoding Stp1/IreP family PP2C-type Ser/Thr phosphatase, with the protein MVFEGSSAAISHTGKVRANNQDSGYCGSNLFVVADGMGGHAGGDVASSLAVHRLKELDLPFTSTTEAETALREAITDTAAELIDTVAERPELAGMGTTVCAIVMVDDYAVIAHIGDSRVYLLRDGALTQITTDHTFVQRLVDTGRITPEEARYHPRRSVLMRVLGDMSPDPEVDTFIMPTRPGDRWLLCSDGLCGVVDDAHTAKTLAQGLAPGRTADLLLKQALDAGAPDNVTIVLVDVGGKHPLFSGTPTIVGSASTPEGVAITAIARPSRTGWLHPGRQAANEPTHFEPAAEYLEELIEEDRRRARGRRRWWVVGFVLVLAVLAAAAIGGYQWTQTRYFVGTDDDTVVIFRGIQQDIGPLSLSSVYEDTNIRLEDLPFYQRLEVENTISARSLEHAESIVQSLTPATREESR; encoded by the coding sequence ATGGTCTTCGAAGGGTCGAGCGCCGCGATCTCGCACACCGGCAAGGTCCGTGCGAACAATCAGGACTCCGGCTACTGCGGCTCCAACCTGTTCGTCGTCGCCGACGGCATGGGCGGGCACGCGGGCGGCGACGTCGCGTCGAGCCTCGCAGTGCACCGGCTGAAGGAGCTCGACCTGCCGTTCACCTCGACGACCGAGGCCGAAACGGCCCTGCGCGAGGCGATCACCGACACCGCGGCCGAGCTCATCGACACGGTCGCCGAGCGCCCCGAGCTCGCGGGCATGGGCACCACGGTCTGCGCGATCGTGATGGTCGACGACTACGCCGTGATCGCCCACATCGGCGACTCGCGCGTGTACCTGCTGCGCGACGGCGCGCTCACCCAGATCACGACCGACCACACCTTCGTGCAGCGTCTCGTCGACACGGGCCGCATCACCCCCGAGGAGGCCCGCTACCACCCGCGGCGCTCCGTGCTCATGCGCGTGCTCGGCGACATGTCGCCCGACCCCGAGGTCGACACGTTCATCATGCCGACCCGTCCCGGCGACCGCTGGCTGCTGTGCTCCGACGGCCTGTGCGGCGTGGTCGACGACGCGCACACCGCGAAGACGCTCGCGCAGGGCCTGGCTCCGGGCCGCACGGCCGATCTGCTGCTCAAGCAGGCGCTGGATGCCGGTGCCCCCGACAACGTCACGATCGTGCTCGTCGACGTGGGCGGCAAGCACCCCCTCTTCAGCGGCACCCCGACCATCGTCGGCTCGGCGTCGACGCCCGAGGGCGTCGCGATCACCGCGATCGCCCGCCCCAGCCGCACCGGCTGGCTGCACCCGGGCCGCCAGGCGGCCAACGAGCCGACGCACTTCGAGCCGGCGGCCGAGTACCTCGAAGAGCTCATCGAGGAGGACCGGCGCCGCGCCCGCGGGCGCCGCCGGTGGTGGGTCGTGGGCTTCGTCCTCGTGCTCGCGGTGCTCGCGGCGGCGGCGATCGGTGGCTACCAGTGGACGCAGACGCGCTACTTCGTCGGCACCGACGACGACACGGTCGTGATCTTCCGCGGCATCCAGCAGGACATCGGCCCGCTCTCGCTGTCGTCGGTCTACGAGGACACGAACATCCGGCTCGAGGATCTGCCGTTCTACCAGCGCCTCGAGGTCGAGAACACCATCTCCGCGCGGTCGCTCGAGCACGCCGAGAGCATCGTGCAGTCGCTCACCCCGGCGACGAGGGAGGAGAGCCGATGA
- a CDS encoding FtsW/RodA/SpoVE family cell cycle protein, translating into MSAPVQADTSVLNALRKLRMPQTQRNRELWLLVFAFAINASTVALVQLGAHGQIDPTFLYYCGGLSVLVLALHIVLRLRARDADPFVVPIATVLSGLGLAMIYRLDIAEDYTGWTAYSTRQLAWLAIAIIAAIAVVVLLRNYRVLFRYTYLFGLSGILLLLLPYVPGLGTDANADVWVSIGGIVSFQPGELAKIALAIFFAGYLVRTRESLASVGTRFLGITWPRARELGPVLVVWLASLGIIVLQRDLGTGLLLFGMFVAMIYVATGKTSWVVIGLVLVSAGAFLASRFLPYVGARFENWLDAFNPDLMDNSSMQLVTGIFGLAEGGFFGTGLGRGRPDLTPLAESDYIFPSLGEELGLVGVFAILCLYMVFTSRGIRIGIAGQDDFGKLLATGLSFTIALQVFIMVGGVTRLIPLTGLTTPFLAAGGSSLVANWIIVALLLRISDAVRSRPRVVIG; encoded by the coding sequence ATGAGCGCCCCCGTCCAGGCCGACACGAGCGTGCTGAACGCGCTGCGCAAGCTGCGGATGCCGCAGACGCAGCGCAACCGCGAGCTGTGGCTGCTCGTGTTCGCGTTCGCGATCAACGCGAGCACGGTCGCGCTCGTGCAGCTCGGCGCCCACGGCCAGATCGACCCCACCTTCCTGTACTACTGCGGGGGCCTGTCGGTGCTCGTGCTCGCCCTGCACATCGTGCTGCGCCTGCGCGCCCGCGACGCCGACCCGTTCGTCGTGCCGATCGCGACGGTGCTGTCGGGCCTCGGCCTCGCGATGATCTACCGCCTCGACATCGCCGAGGACTACACGGGCTGGACGGCGTACTCGACGCGGCAGCTCGCGTGGCTCGCGATCGCGATCATCGCGGCGATCGCCGTCGTCGTGCTGCTGCGCAACTACCGCGTGCTGTTCCGCTACACGTACCTGTTCGGGCTCTCCGGCATCCTCCTCCTGCTGCTGCCGTACGTCCCGGGGCTCGGCACCGACGCGAACGCCGACGTGTGGGTCTCGATCGGCGGCATCGTCTCGTTCCAGCCCGGCGAGCTGGCCAAGATCGCCCTCGCGATCTTCTTCGCGGGCTACCTCGTGCGCACGCGCGAGTCGCTCGCCTCGGTGGGCACGCGGTTCCTCGGCATCACCTGGCCGCGGGCGCGCGAGCTCGGCCCCGTGCTCGTCGTGTGGCTCGCGTCGCTCGGCATCATCGTGCTGCAGCGCGACCTGGGCACAGGCCTGCTGCTGTTCGGCATGTTCGTCGCGATGATCTACGTCGCCACGGGCAAGACCAGCTGGGTCGTGATCGGCCTCGTGCTGGTGTCGGCGGGCGCGTTCCTCGCCTCGCGCTTCCTGCCCTACGTGGGGGCGCGGTTCGAGAACTGGCTCGACGCCTTCAACCCCGACCTCATGGACAACTCGTCCATGCAGCTCGTGACCGGCATCTTCGGCCTCGCGGAGGGCGGGTTCTTCGGCACGGGCCTCGGACGCGGGCGCCCCGACCTCACGCCGCTCGCCGAGAGCGACTACATCTTCCCGAGCCTGGGCGAGGAGCTGGGCCTCGTGGGCGTGTTCGCGATCCTGTGCCTCTACATGGTGTTCACGAGCCGCGGCATCCGCATCGGCATCGCGGGGCAGGACGACTTCGGCAAGCTGCTCGCGACGGGGCTCTCGTTCACGATCGCGCTGCAGGTGTTCATCATGGTCGGCGGCGTCACCCGCCTCATCCCCCTGACGGGGCTGACCACGCCGTTCCTCGCGGCGGGAGGCTCATCGCTCGTGGCCAACTGGATCATCGTCGCCCTGCTGCTGCGCATCTCGGATGCCGTGCGCTCCCGCCCCCGGGTGGTGATCGGCTGA
- a CDS encoding ABC transporter ATP-binding protein → MSDVLLSARGVRRSFGLTEALRGVDVDIRAGEILAIMGPSGSGKSTLLHVLAGVLAPDEGAVEYAGRRIDALNETDRARLRLTEFGFVFQFGQLLPDLSAADNVALPLLLAGGSRRDAARQARSWLERLGLADQAPKLPGELSGGQAQRVAVARALVTAPRVVFADEPTGSLDSLAAEKVMTTLTELARASGTTVVVVTHDARTASYADREIVVRDGRVSTVGVLA, encoded by the coding sequence GTGAGCGACGTGCTGCTGAGCGCCCGCGGCGTGCGGCGCTCGTTCGGGCTCACCGAGGCGCTGCGGGGCGTCGACGTCGACATCCGGGCGGGCGAGATCCTCGCGATCATGGGCCCCTCGGGGTCGGGCAAGTCGACGCTGCTGCACGTGCTGGCCGGCGTGCTCGCACCCGACGAGGGCGCGGTCGAGTACGCGGGCCGCCGCATCGACGCGCTGAACGAGACGGATCGCGCCCGGCTGCGGCTGACCGAGTTCGGCTTCGTCTTCCAGTTCGGGCAGCTCCTGCCCGATCTGTCGGCGGCCGACAACGTCGCGCTGCCGTTGCTGCTCGCGGGCGGATCGCGCCGGGACGCCGCGCGCCAGGCCCGCAGCTGGCTCGAGCGCCTGGGCCTCGCCGACCAGGCCCCGAAGCTGCCCGGCGAGCTCTCGGGCGGACAGGCGCAGCGCGTCGCCGTCGCCCGTGCCCTCGTGACCGCGCCGCGGGTCGTCTTCGCCGACGAGCCGACGGGCTCGCTCGACTCGCTCGCGGCCGAGAAGGTCATGACGACCCTGACCGAGCTCGCCCGGGCATCCGGGACGACCGTCGTGGTCGTCACGCACGACGCGCGCACGGCGTCGTACGCCGACCGCGAGATCGTCGTGCGCGATGGCCGTGTCAGCACCGTCGGGGTGCTCGCGTGA
- a CDS encoding peptidoglycan D,D-transpeptidase FtsI family protein, with protein MTKELRRLSIVMLVMFLALFGSTSYIQAIGANELHENPHNRRALYDSFEVQRGAILAGESVIATSVPSGDLYSWQRQYTDALMWAPVTGYINPVLTSATGLEQAMNSVLSGTAATQLLARLERVISGQPPRGANVVLTLDPAVQAAAFEALGDYEGAIIATTPTGEVLAMVTSPSFDTNLLASHDTVAVDEAYQQLVDDPLDPLFNRAIGGDLNPPGSTFKLVVAATALASGRYTPQSTFPNPTSWQLPGSTSLVYNHDNGPCGPGETVTLADALRLSCNIPFAELAVALGDDEIRAQAELFGFNTSFDLPVSSTASVYPPTADDAFTALSGFGQGDVLATPLQIGMVSAAIANRGVLMNPRMVDLVAAPDLSWQEQYESTQFAEAIDAKVAAQLAAMMVDNVSNGAASGARIEGVDVAGKTGTAEHGPDDPYTVWFTGFAPADTPEVVVTVMIENGGGMGQQATGNEIAAPIAKRVIEAVLSR; from the coding sequence ATGACGAAGGAGCTTCGCCGTCTCAGCATCGTGATGCTCGTGATGTTCCTGGCGCTGTTCGGGTCGACGAGCTACATCCAGGCGATCGGCGCCAACGAGCTGCACGAGAACCCGCACAACCGCCGCGCGCTGTACGACTCCTTCGAGGTGCAGCGCGGCGCGATCCTCGCGGGCGAGAGCGTCATCGCGACCTCGGTGCCGAGCGGCGACCTGTACAGCTGGCAGCGGCAGTACACCGACGCCCTCATGTGGGCGCCCGTCACGGGATACATCAACCCCGTGCTCACGAGCGCGACGGGCCTGGAGCAGGCGATGAACAGCGTGCTGTCGGGCACCGCCGCGACGCAGCTGCTCGCCCGGCTGGAGCGCGTGATCAGCGGCCAGCCGCCGCGCGGCGCGAACGTCGTGCTCACGCTCGACCCCGCCGTCCAGGCCGCCGCGTTCGAGGCGCTGGGCGACTACGAGGGCGCGATCATCGCGACGACCCCCACCGGCGAGGTGCTCGCGATGGTCACGAGCCCCAGCTTCGACACGAACCTGCTCGCGTCGCACGACACCGTGGCGGTCGACGAGGCGTACCAGCAGCTCGTCGACGACCCGCTCGACCCGCTTTTCAACCGCGCGATCGGCGGCGACCTCAACCCGCCCGGCTCGACGTTCAAGCTCGTCGTGGCCGCCACGGCCCTCGCGTCGGGCCGGTACACACCGCAGTCGACGTTCCCGAACCCCACGTCGTGGCAGCTGCCGGGGTCGACGAGCCTCGTCTACAACCACGACAACGGCCCGTGCGGTCCCGGCGAGACCGTGACGCTCGCCGACGCGCTGCGGCTCAGCTGCAACATCCCGTTCGCGGAGCTCGCGGTCGCCCTCGGCGACGACGAGATCCGCGCGCAGGCCGAGCTGTTCGGCTTCAACACGTCGTTCGACCTGCCCGTGTCGTCGACGGCGTCGGTGTACCCGCCGACCGCGGACGACGCCTTCACGGCGCTGTCGGGCTTCGGCCAGGGCGACGTGCTCGCGACGCCGCTGCAGATCGGGATGGTGTCGGCGGCGATCGCGAACCGCGGCGTGCTGATGAACCCGCGCATGGTCGATCTCGTGGCCGCTCCCGACCTCTCCTGGCAGGAGCAGTACGAGAGCACCCAGTTCGCGGAGGCGATCGACGCGAAGGTCGCGGCGCAGCTCGCGGCGATGATGGTCGACAACGTCTCCAACGGCGCGGCGAGCGGTGCAAGAATAGAGGGCGTCGATGTGGCCGGGAAGACCGGCACGGCAGAGCACGGTCCCGATGATCCCTATACGGTGTGGTTCACGGGGTTCGCGCCCGCGGATACACCCGAGGTCGTCGTCACCGTGATGATCGAGAACGGGGGCGGGATGGGACAGCAGGCCACGGGCAACGAGATCGCGGCGCCCATCGCGAAGAGAGTCATTGAGGCGGTGCTGAGCAGATGA
- a CDS encoding ABC transporter permease has translation MNTLSLAWLVAGRARGGRARLIGTAAGVAVGVALLLLVLAAYNGLTDRAERSTWTYPYAGAGATAVQTPGDATVTDGEVLVSSMGQMAPERFGPHAITRVAIASTPGTTVEVPGVGAPPAPGTAYVSPALAALIASVPADQLGDRFGTIAGLIADDALASPDSLVAVVGVEADAVAGLPGTLRVRAFQGTPYPNESYRVIAIVGGIAVLFPVVVLIGIVTRLGSAARAERFAALRLMGATPHRVASVAAIETGASALAGAVGGLVLFWALVPVASLFSIEDGRFFAGDLHVDPATIAAIVAGTVLVASLVAYVTARRADLGPLGASRERAERRPRLVAVVPLLAGVAGMVVLTLLSISGRPLPRADLILVGGFVVVAVGLVLAGPVLTAGVSRLLAAGARGPAGVLAANRILRHPRATFRTVSGLVLAVFVVSVFAAGITTARVDGFVAAPPDERLAASALVGHVSLHDDDVAAAALEVLAATPGVTAVALDRSHPDTGSILRATDAAALGLAVPDAEWVRVDNAYFTNQPSEGPVAVDPVPADVAAEAWISSVIVLTDGSPAALERARTALLTSDLAPWLPPSTREEDAGHGQLTWAARYAGLANVGILIATVVSAISLAVSTIAGVLDRRRTLGLLRLTGMPASALRRMLAAEAAIPLATVFVLCVGLGFVVAWTLLAGLTGGRRTVSWPDPDYYVTIAVSLALAAIAIAATFRTARRRTALPATRFE, from the coding sequence GTGAACACGCTCTCGCTCGCCTGGCTGGTCGCGGGCCGGGCGCGGGGCGGCCGGGCGCGCCTCATCGGCACGGCCGCGGGCGTCGCGGTCGGCGTCGCCCTGCTGCTGCTCGTCCTCGCCGCCTACAACGGGCTCACCGATCGCGCGGAGCGCTCGACCTGGACGTATCCGTACGCCGGCGCCGGCGCGACCGCCGTCCAGACGCCCGGCGACGCCACCGTGACCGACGGCGAGGTCCTCGTCTCCAGCATGGGGCAGATGGCCCCGGAGCGCTTCGGCCCGCACGCGATCACGCGCGTCGCGATCGCCTCGACGCCCGGCACGACCGTCGAGGTCCCCGGTGTCGGCGCGCCTCCCGCGCCCGGCACCGCGTACGTCTCGCCCGCGCTCGCCGCGCTCATCGCCTCCGTTCCCGCCGACCAGCTGGGCGACCGCTTCGGCACGATCGCCGGCCTCATCGCCGACGATGCGCTCGCGAGCCCCGACTCCCTCGTCGCCGTCGTCGGCGTCGAGGCGGATGCCGTCGCCGGCCTGCCCGGCACGCTGAGGGTGCGCGCCTTCCAGGGCACGCCCTATCCCAACGAGAGCTATCGCGTGATCGCGATCGTCGGCGGCATCGCCGTGCTGTTCCCCGTGGTCGTGCTCATCGGCATCGTCACCCGCCTCGGCAGCGCCGCCCGCGCCGAGCGCTTCGCCGCGCTGCGGCTCATGGGCGCCACGCCGCACCGGGTGGCATCCGTCGCCGCGATCGAGACCGGTGCCTCGGCGCTCGCCGGCGCCGTCGGCGGCCTCGTGCTGTTCTGGGCGCTCGTGCCGGTGGCATCCCTCTTCTCCATCGAGGACGGACGGTTCTTCGCCGGGGATCTGCACGTCGACCCCGCGACGATCGCGGCCATCGTCGCCGGCACGGTGCTCGTCGCCTCGCTCGTCGCGTACGTCACGGCGCGTCGCGCCGACCTCGGCCCGCTCGGCGCGAGCCGCGAGCGCGCGGAGCGGCGCCCGCGCCTCGTCGCCGTCGTGCCGCTGCTCGCCGGTGTCGCGGGCATGGTCGTCCTGACCCTGCTGTCCATCAGCGGCCGCCCGTTGCCGCGCGCCGACCTGATCCTCGTCGGAGGGTTCGTCGTCGTCGCGGTGGGACTCGTGCTCGCGGGACCCGTGCTCACGGCGGGCGTCAGCCGGCTCCTCGCTGCGGGCGCACGGGGTCCGGCGGGGGTGCTGGCGGCGAACCGCATCCTGCGGCATCCGCGCGCGACGTTCCGCACCGTGAGCGGCCTCGTGCTCGCCGTGTTCGTCGTGTCGGTGTTCGCCGCCGGGATCACGACGGCACGCGTCGACGGCTTCGTCGCGGCGCCGCCCGACGAGCGCCTCGCCGCGAGCGCGCTCGTCGGCCACGTGAGCCTGCACGACGACGACGTCGCAGCGGCGGCGCTCGAGGTCCTCGCGGCGACACCGGGCGTGACGGCGGTCGCGCTGGACCGTTCGCACCCCGACACGGGATCCATCCTGCGTGCGACGGATGCCGCGGCCCTCGGCCTCGCGGTTCCCGACGCCGAATGGGTGCGCGTCGACAACGCGTACTTCACCAACCAGCCCTCGGAGGGCCCGGTCGCCGTCGATCCGGTGCCGGCCGACGTGGCGGCCGAGGCGTGGATCAGCTCCGTGATCGTGCTCACCGACGGCTCGCCGGCGGCGCTGGAGCGGGCGCGCACGGCGCTGCTCACGAGCGACCTCGCGCCGTGGCTGCCGCCGTCGACGCGCGAGGAGGACGCCGGCCACGGCCAGCTGACCTGGGCCGCGCGCTACGCGGGGCTCGCGAACGTCGGCATCCTCATCGCGACCGTCGTCTCCGCGATCTCGCTCGCCGTCTCCACGATCGCGGGCGTGCTCGACCGGCGGCGCACGCTGGGGCTGCTGCGGCTGACGGGGATGCCGGCGTCCGCCCTCCGCCGCATGCTCGCGGCGGAGGCGGCGATCCCGCTCGCGACCGTGTTCGTGCTGTGCGTCGGGCTCGGCTTCGTGGTCGCCTGGACGCTGCTCGCGGGGCTCACGGGCGGACGCCGCACCGTCTCGTGGCCCGACCCCGACTACTACGTGACGATCGCGGTGAGCCTGGCCCTCGCCGCGATCGCGATCGCCGCGACCTTCCGCACCGCCCGCCGCCGCACCGCCCTCCCCGCCACCCGCTTCGAATGA
- a CDS encoding PadR family transcriptional regulator produces MGSMDNSTVLLGLLGTGPSYGYDLKHGYDRLFGAEKPLAFGQVYATLARLLRSGLIELLGDEAGAGPDRKRYEITPEGRTKVAEWLFAPDAPSGSLQSNLFAKTVIALLLGDDAEALLDVQRAEHLARMRELTRRKHGADLSTVLLCDHALFHLEADLRWIDLTAARLAELRAEVLS; encoded by the coding sequence ATGGGTTCCATGGACAATTCGACGGTGCTGCTCGGGCTGCTGGGCACGGGGCCGAGCTACGGGTACGACCTGAAGCACGGATACGACCGGCTGTTCGGCGCGGAGAAGCCGCTCGCGTTCGGGCAGGTGTACGCGACGCTCGCCCGCCTCCTGCGCAGCGGGCTGATCGAGCTGCTCGGCGACGAGGCCGGCGCGGGCCCCGACCGCAAGCGCTACGAGATCACGCCGGAGGGCCGCACCAAGGTCGCCGAGTGGCTGTTCGCGCCCGATGCGCCCTCGGGATCCCTGCAGAGCAACCTCTTCGCGAAGACCGTCATCGCGCTGCTGCTCGGCGACGACGCCGAGGCTCTCCTCGACGTGCAGCGGGCCGAGCACCTGGCGCGCATGCGCGAGCTGACCCGCCGCAAGCACGGCGCCGACCTGTCCACCGTGCTGCTGTGCGACCACGCGCTGTTCCACCTCGAGGCCGACCTGCGGTGGATCGACCTCACAGCGGCGCGGCTCGCCGAGCTGCGGGCGGAGGTGCTGTCGTGA
- a CDS encoding FHA domain-containing protein FhaB/FipA, whose protein sequence is MTDLSLLLLQIGFLILLWFFVFAVVYSLRADVFGVRVRKMPPSQTPAPAPVAKDPRPAKEPKAPKPAKGSRLATRDAVSRIVITSGPKAGLELPLGDEPLTIGRSSESGLVIRDDYTSSHHARLLLWGEQWMLQDLDSRNGTWHDGERVAAPVPVRVDAPIKVGATTFELRK, encoded by the coding sequence GTGACCGACCTGTCGCTGCTGCTGCTGCAGATCGGCTTCCTCATCCTGCTGTGGTTCTTCGTCTTCGCCGTCGTCTACTCGCTGCGCGCCGACGTGTTCGGCGTGCGCGTGCGCAAGATGCCGCCGTCGCAGACGCCGGCGCCCGCCCCCGTCGCGAAGGACCCGAGGCCCGCGAAGGAGCCCAAGGCGCCGAAGCCCGCGAAGGGCAGCCGGCTCGCGACCCGCGACGCCGTGTCGCGCATCGTCATCACGAGCGGCCCCAAGGCCGGCCTCGAGCTGCCGCTCGGCGACGAGCCGCTCACGATCGGCCGCTCCAGCGAGTCGGGCCTCGTGATCCGCGACGACTACACCTCCAGCCACCACGCGCGCCTGCTGCTGTGGGGCGAGCAGTGGATGCTGCAGGACCTCGACTCCCGCAACGGCACGTGGCACGACGGCGAGCGCGTCGCGGCACCCGTCCCCGTGCGCGTGGACGCCCCCATCAAGGTGGGCGCGACGACGTTCGAGCTGCGGAAGTAA
- a CDS encoding cold-shock protein: MSTSGTVKWFNSEKGFGFIAPDEGGADVFAHYSAIQSSGYRSLEENQRVEFDVAQGPKGLQAENIRPL, translated from the coding sequence ATGAGCACCAGCGGTACCGTCAAGTGGTTCAACTCGGAGAAGGGCTTCGGCTTCATCGCGCCCGATGAAGGCGGCGCCGACGTCTTCGCCCACTATTCCGCCATCCAGTCGAGCGGCTACCGCTCGCTCGAAGAGAACCAGCGCGTCGAGTTCGACGTGGCCCAGGGCCCCAAGGGCCTGCAGGCAGAGAACATCCGCCCTCTCTGA
- a CDS encoding FhaA domain-containing protein, with protein MGLLDSFEKGLERAVNSAFAKTFRSGIQPVEIASALRAEIDAKAAVVSRDRILAPNAFTVSLSNDDAERMRSLGSALDDELSRLVAAHASTQGFSFAGPVTISLVADPQRATGTVGVASATAVGDVSWHGVLEIAGIRHPLAKARTVIGRGSDADITLDDSGASRRHVEVLWDGERAMVRDLGSTNGTLLDGRRIGNAPLPPDAVFTVGRTEIRFRVVAQAAPSRPAPPDDATRSYPLGGAS; from the coding sequence GTGGGACTACTTGACAGCTTCGAGAAGGGTCTTGAGCGCGCCGTGAACAGCGCGTTCGCGAAGACCTTCCGCAGCGGCATCCAGCCGGTCGAGATCGCGTCGGCCCTGCGCGCGGAGATCGACGCGAAGGCCGCCGTGGTCAGCCGCGACCGCATCCTCGCGCCCAACGCGTTCACCGTGAGCCTGTCGAACGACGACGCCGAGCGCATGCGCTCGCTGGGCAGCGCGCTCGACGACGAGCTCAGCCGCCTCGTCGCGGCGCACGCGAGCACGCAGGGGTTCAGCTTCGCGGGGCCCGTGACGATCTCGCTCGTCGCCGACCCGCAGCGCGCGACCGGCACCGTCGGCGTGGCGTCGGCGACCGCCGTCGGCGACGTGTCGTGGCACGGCGTGCTCGAGATCGCCGGCATCCGGCATCCCCTCGCGAAGGCGCGCACCGTCATCGGCCGCGGCTCCGACGCCGACATCACGCTGGACGACTCGGGCGCGAGCCGCCGGCACGTCGAGGTGCTCTGGGACGGCGAGCGCGCCATGGTGCGCGACCTCGGCTCGACCAACGGCACGCTGCTCGACGGCCGCCGCATCGGCAACGCGCCGCTGCCGCCCGACGCCGTCTTCACGGTCGGGCGCACCGAGATCCGGTTCCGCGTCGTCGCGCAGGCCGCGCCGTCGCGCCCCGCGCCGCCCGACGACGCGACGCGCTCGTACCCCCTGGGAGGCGCCTCGTGA